Genomic segment of Ostrinia nubilalis chromosome 10, ilOstNubi1.1, whole genome shotgun sequence:
ACGTAACGGGTCAGCCCGTATCGAGCGCGGTCACTCAATCATTTATCGGGGGCGAAGTCTGCAGCTGCAGTCTGCACTTCCGAATCATTATATAATTTAGCGTTTCAGGCGAACGAAAAATAGGTTGAATTTACAACTTGTAAAATGTTAGCTgttgaaaaaatacattatgaaTTGAACAGTTTCCAGTTTGTTACCTTTGAATAGCTTTGAATTTAATATTGGAATTTTTGTGTCTCGTCGACGATTTCTTAAAACATCGAAGTGATTACAAAATTACCCCTTATGTTTGAGAATGCAGTCCAAACAGAGCACTTTTTTGGAGACATAAAGCCTACTACAACTTTTAGTTTCGGACATCGACAACTTACTATTACCTTAAACTGGGATAGGTAGGTAAGAAAGTTATAAAAGAAATATCCAAGTTTAATTTTAAGCACCTAAAAGTATTGCATCGTTCAAAACCCACACGCATCTATCAATAATAACAGGCGAGACGCGAAGGTCTGTATGTATTTTGGAGATGAAAGGGAAAAGTGATTCCCTATCTATAACGATATACGTGAGCCCGCGGCGCGGCGGGGGACAGGAAACGCGAGGTAGCAACACACACCCTTCgtaaaacggtaaaataaacgAATAACGCGGGACAGACAGACTAAGCCCGCCAAACCAAGCATTGGGAACAAAATTCttttatgaattttgaaatGCTTATACCTATTCGAAATCTCTTTAGTTagaatacctactacctacgtAATAGGTGGGAGATTTATATCAGTGATCGCTACAATAAGCCCTAATTTTTGTTGCGTCATGAGTAAAACCCTGACAAACGCATTCTTGTAAGCAGTGGCCGTGTCCACCGAACCCAGTTACTGAGAAATAACACGTGGCTCTTTGTCATTCTTGTAAAGGGACTCTTGATGCACCGGCTTTAGGTTTATTATCACATGCGTGCGTTTTGAGAGTCATCACTAAGTAATACGAGTAGTACGTTTTTAAAAATCAACagttttataaacatttcaGACGAAGTGAATTATTTAACTGACTACAATGATATTAAAGTATAATATCATTGACTGactatcaatcaatcattataatATACAAACATAGCGGTCGCGCTatggtatacctacctaactaacTACATGGAGTTAAAAAGCTAAGATTCTGATTCTTTGATTAAAAACGCTCGTGCACATTTATGTCCCCAGTAGAATTCGAATCTGCTACCGTGTCAACTATAGCACAAACTACCTATAAGTAGGTACACGCGACTAGCATCGCCAAACGCGGGGTCTGTTTTTCAAATTACAGGTAGAAAAGGTAATAcggtaaaaattaaaagactTATGAATTACTTAATACGAAAATAATTTATATCTTGTCGCTTTTTAAGTTaccaaaataatttaatgatGAAAAACAGTTCTTAATAATTAGGGTAATTCTAATATTACGTCCGGACGTTTAGTGAAACAATATTGCcatattagtaaaaaaaaaattaactttaccAACCATACGCAGACAGAGGTGAATACCTAGTAGGTCCTGTATTATTTGTCTACTAATAAGCCACAACATTCAATAGCAGTGGTGCGAATTGATATTGATTTACTGAGCCCCGGGAAAGGTATGGGTAACAGATGCATTTAGGGCGACCTACATATAACTATAGTACGAAACGTCCGACGGGCGGTTGCCTAGATAACTAGGTACATGACGAACGTCCACTTTGGTACATACAAACACGAGCAATCAATAAAATACGTATATAGTCGGGCTTATACTCCCGCCTGTCGTGTGCCTACAGTACATGCCCGCGACTATGTATCGCTAGACTTGTAGAATAATAAAACGAATGGAGTAGCTttcgttttgatttatttaaataacaactTAACTAATTGCTTACTTTACTACTACCAATTAGACACCTACTAATTTATGTAGTTGCATGAACTGCCTACGAAGCATTAAGTGACCttcttttatgataaaaattaaCCAAATCTTAGTCATAGTTAATAAGCATTGCTAAAttatataataattaataaattaatgccACTTTATTAAGTAATCGTGATTAACTAGCACATTAACGGTAGTTTAGTAATTAATtacaatcgattaaaaatatcgATTGATGACCATAGATCTTTAGTACATCCTTTCGTCTGTGGAACTCAGCTGTCATTGACGTTTTCGACATTTGAAACGTATTTTACGAAAtgaatttttctttaaaatttcataaaatcttATATAATTTCTATAAAATGACTAGTTTTTTAATGAAGTTTCATTAAAAGTTGTGATTGTGCTTACCGAATTAACTGTGTTTTAGTAAATTGGAGTTAACAATAAACAAAAAGTTTTACGTCAAGATGGTTTCGACTCTGAATCTTGAAGAAAAATATAACAGAGGTGCGCCATATTTTGATTTATAAAACCCACTTTtacaaataactttaaaacctCTATAACAGTGTTTAAATGTTACAGTACGAAGAAGTTTTTGCTTTTATTTGGACATCCCAGACCATGGATTGGCAAGGACAATTTCACGTAGGATTCAAGATATTGGACTGGTAAGTACACCATCCTTCTATTTTTGCCGCCAAAACATTACTCTCGTCTCACAAAGTACATAAAAAGTGAATCTATGTAATTTTTGGTTATGTATTCTTGATAATATGATAAGAAATTGTAAAGTAATTTATTACCGTAGTCAAGAATTTGATATTGAGCAACCTCAATTTGTTCGCATTGCATACGTTCCGTTGTACAATATCTTGCCAGGTTAATGTTGGTATTTATTCACAATCGCCttgtttcattaataaataataatcaattaatttaattaatactcatttaattaaaaccttACATAAATAGTATCAATTCAgtatattttttgtgtatttatgTTTAATTACTCGGATGAATTTTGCGTACTACGGAACAACTTCTTTACGACGGACCAATAGCAACGCTTTCCCCCTCCACTAAACTGAAACAACACTAGCGCCTCTCGCGACCAAAACAAAAATTTAACACGAAATATCTCCATCTTGTCTGACAGATTTGTGTTTGTTGTTACTTTTTCGATTTTCTTCGGCAAATGTGTATAAAAAGCGTTAAAAAGTGTTCTATTTATTGCATAAGTAACCAACAATTACGTTATATATCAAGTGAAGTAAAGTTTCCAAGACTGTGTTACATTTCGAGGTAAATCTAGCAGTGACGAAGTGGTCGTCTCAGTGACTAGTATATAGTTACTTATTTTTGTGATAAGCGGAGCGCGGGGGCCTAGCGGGCGGCTTTTGTGTAAGTATACACATCCTATATTACCCACACGTGCGTACCGACACAGCGGTTGTGTCAGATTTGTTCAGAAAAAGGTTCGAAACCATCGATGTATCTGTATGGAGCGCGTAGCTTGCGTTCGATTTTAGGTCATCTTTTGTACGGTCGCGTTAGAGTCGCCGCCGCAGCGCGAAATGCAACGGGCCGAGGCCGCGCGCCGCGCTCTCTCGCGTTATAGTGCACTACATCCATTTTAAAAGCCGTTTGAAATGTAGTTTCCTTTGGGTTACGCGTGTGTATGCTTGATTTTTGACAGTTGATATTGCTTTTCTATTGTCATAAAGATGTGGATCTTATGGTGTTAAGGTTAAGGGTGAGTTTTGTTTGTGGTGGTtttgagtgttatttttttGCGCGGGACGGTTGGCGCGATCGGCCGAGGGCGCGCTGCGTCGCCCGGCGTCCACGGTGTCGGGCCGATTTCAAGGAAAACTCCATGATGTGTCGCGTTGCCGCGTCAATAACTAGCGCCGGGCTCCGTCGCTATAACACGCCCCGCGCGCCCATTGTTCCCCAGCCTATTTATGTACTTCAACTTTTTATTGCTAACCTGCCCACTTTCCTCAATGTCAGCGCGATTGCGACATGTGTACATATTGGGTCACTATAATGCTGACTTTCACATAAAGTTCAAGTCAGTTCAAAAACATGCATACCAAACACTTGTTGACACTACAAATTATTCTTATTAGAGTTGCCATGGAGTTCTCAGTTGATGTATTAATTTAAGGAAGCAATTTTTGAAGCTGGCAACTTGAATATATATATGTATTATCCCTATGATTGTCTACATAAAGCCTTTCGTTCAGTTTTTGTGGAATAAGATGTTATCAATGACCGCTACTCAATGCAAGAGTGTTGCTATCATTGCTGTGACAATACATTGTGAAAAGATTGCTAACTGTATCATTTCATGTTAATGACACTATATTATTTCCAATCACCTATTGATACATATTTTCCAGTAGACCTATTAACTGGAAAACCTTTGTTTTTTACTCAAACAACTTccattattgaaaaatattttaatgtgtATAGGTAACTACCTAATTCTTGTTCAGAAAACAGTATAAAAATGACATATTCAAGtgaagtttatttataaaattaaaggtTAAATATTTTCCTTGTTACATagcaaaatacataataattaatttatgaattcaTATTTATTGACAAATATCATTTTTCATCAAAAACCCCTTATGATGAAGATTACTAAGTTATCTAGAACAGCACTGTGTGTGAGACACTtgattacataaaaaatacataacatgACTGATTACTTATTGATAAACTGACACCAACTCTAGAGAATGTTTGTTCGATCAGCCTGTACATTttacaaatttaaaatgtaaaaatttcAATGTAACTGCTTACCGTGACATTGTTTTATGCTTCAATAAAGGCCTATTCCCACTTAGACAGACCGTTTAGTTTTAGTCCAATGTAAACATGGTACGGTACACTGTAGACAGATCAAGAAAACAGATGATCTGTCTGTCCAAGTTGGAACAGGCCTCAAGTGGTTGCAACTTGTATTATAATTTTCCCTCATATAAAAGCGCTTTTTGAAAGCCTATGCAGATTTTTCTTTCTGTCAGTGGCCAAACTGTAATCAGATGCGTTCAGTGTTTTCTtattcttatgcccgttttcatcatcaatccctaatttttaagttacccctgtggtaacacataacaggaattttgttttcatatgggtcacccacaaggtggaccgacgacctgataaaggtagcaggaaggtgctggatgcaggccgctaccaactgtgcgatgtggaagtcattgggagaggcctatgttcagcagtggacgtcctgtggctgaaatgatgatggtgatgatgatgggtcacttaaaaatttggaattgatggtgaaaacaggcattaccccgttattaataaaaagttacacctaggatgaagtctgcattaaaattacatttccatactaaatgacaagttaagccagagttcaactagggtgtaacttttattaataaaaccctTAAAGAGATGCCATGCTCTTCTTAAAtcacgttcgttcgtttcagccaaatgacgtccactgctggacaaaggcctcccccaaggttttccataatgaacggtcctgcgctgcccgcatctaggctcttcccgcgacctttaccagatcgtcggtccacctattaggaggcctgcccacgctacgtcttccagcccgtggtcaccactcgagaacttttctgccccgaCGGCCATCGTCTCTTTCTAACCTGCAGAAAATAACCGAGTTTCTTTCTCTTTCCAGCAACAAGAGGTGTTCCTGACATCACGGGTGACTCACGTGGTGTGCGACACGCGCGCGGCGTCGCCGGCGGTGCGGCCGGCGGGCCCGCGCCGTGAGCGCCGCGCCGATGCGATGCTGCAGCGCGTGCGACGCGACCTCGTGCCGCAATCGCCGCACCATAGCTACGTGCAACTCACCGTGCAGAAGGTGAAGGGAATGGAGAAGgatttaggcccagaacagacggtgaaacgcaactgcaacgaaactgcaactttctgatgaatgaaactgaaagtttcaaactggtcgcgtcatgtgtggtctctcaacggacagAAACTTAGAtccaactcaaaagtaactagcagttgcggtttcgttgcagttgcgattcaccgtctgttctgggatTTACGCTTCAATCACGCCGACGCGTGCAGAGCGCCGACGCGATCacaggccaatgacaggtcacgctctgcacgcgttggtgtggttcaAGCGTTACACCAGACGATCTAAGCGCACTGATTGCGACCGGTGTGAATCGCCCTTGACTGTTAAGGCAGCGATTTGCGCTGCGACAGAGATAAGCGACCGAGACGAGGGACCGCGATCGTTACTTGACTAGGCAATGTTTAAGCGTCAGTTCGCGAGTGAGACAGATACCTAAGTCAAGTAACTCTTGTCTCTGTCACGACGCGACGACGCGAACCGCCAACTttaggcctggtttccaccaaatccgagagatgtgtttgaataaccaatcagatttctgTACCGAAGCTGAGCGGAGAGGTTGGGAAATAACGAAATCTAATCTGTTATTCAAACACTCTTTTCTATGCTTTGGTAGAAGAATCACGCGTGATCGGAGCGCAGTGGGTCGTCCAGTGTGAATCaaactatagatcgtttcatccacgaagacgcgcctcaccaatttttgtcgagggaagcgcggggtgccgtttgatccgagcaatccgagcgtcattattgtagtgtgcgtgtgcactcatggataatttaacgctaccgataacactcaaacattagcggaagaatggtgggacgcgtcttcgtggatgaaacggtCTATATTGGATAATGAGTTGCAATATGCGTAATGAGTATACAGTCTCGGTTGTAGGCATCATGCTCTTGACTGTATACTGACTGTGCTCCTCTACTTAAAAACCTAAAAGGCTATAAAAATGGTTATGCATCTATCATAAAACAAAGATACAATAGTGATGGATCTGCATACATAACATTTTGAAAGCCTATTTCAACATCAGTTTTAGCATCTTGAATGATTTTTTATCAACAAAAGCAGGATAACTAAACTACCTAGTTACTAAACTTTTCTATTTCATCTTATTGAAGTTTTTATGAAGTGTAATATGCAAGTGTATCAatcaatatttaacaaaattatagaACTTCAAGATGGTAAaatgaatgtatgaaaatgCCATGTAATTGATCCTTGTAACAAAACTTATTTTCTTGAATTGCTTGACTCCATAGTCACTTCATGTTGGTTCATATTATAAAAGCAAAAGTTTAATCATGATCTGTAATGTCTGCAAACTTAATTTCATGTTGATGTTAATAATTCATTACAAAAAGTGCAATGTCTAGTTTTCCTTGTGTATTGCACAATTTTGGATGTTCAAACATTGTAATTTCTAAAGATTAGTGTCATCGAAACAGTGAATACAAAGACTTATGCTTGTGTAGTATCATCCTCATTTGCTTACAGATATAgcatttttattggaaaaaaaaagtttgaccAAGATATAAAAATGCTACATGTGATTGTGCTTATTCATTTTGCATCCATTTTTGCATGCTCTAACCACTAACATTCTTCTTAATTTTTTCTGCCGCTTTTCTTAGACTAACCTGATTTTCTTTCTTCAATTATTCCTATATATTTTACAGCATATTTATTAATCTTTCAGGCTATAAGTCTATTGGATAAACTGTATGACACATTCTTCACGGCGCCCCGTAAAGCGCATGTCCGATTCTTCACTAAACATTTTATCAAGATTGAGTTTTTGGACAAGTATGGATCAACCTTTCTTCTAAGAATTGTATCTTTTGCTTTGCGTAGTCTACAATACCTTTTTATTTTCAGGGTGTGTAGACCAGTGTACAAGGAATTTGATGAGTGGCCAGAGATATCGGTAGAGCCTGATCTCCCAAAGAAAGAGAAGAAAGAATCTCCAGATAACCAAACTACTAATACTACCAACCCTATACAGTATCAGCAAATCTTAGGTCAAAAGTAAGTAGAAATTAGCATTGACATTAATATTCATCAAGTTATATTGATTGAAGTGTACAAatcaacataaaaaatatgaactacatttattattgtccaaattaatttaaagtctTGACCTCTTCTTTATTTGTTCTAAACCATAAAAATGCTGTTGCTGTCCTTTTTTGTGTCATAAATTGTCACTTTTACACATCATCATATCTAACCCAACCAAAATTTCCAGAATGACGCGAAAAAGCAGGCCGCGGAtcaaagaaaaagaagagaAGGAACAAAAGGCTGGTTACTGTGAGATGTGCAACGCGGACTATGCCGACGCCGCGTTACACCGTCGCTCGCCAGGGCACTTGGCTTTCGTCCGCGACCACGCCAACTTCCTAGCGCTAGACTCCCTCATAAGTTCTGGAGCAGACGTCGCCACCTTCCTAGACAAAGCCACCGTCAACGGCGAAAGGAGATCCCTAAGGAAAATATGCAACGGGGACATAGAACCTAAAAATAAACGCTCCAAAAGATCTCAGAGCCCGGACTCGGCGGTCAACGGACACTCCAGTCCGAGGCGCAACGGCTTAGAAGAAGAGAGGAAACATAATACGCGGTGTGCGAAGCGAACCAATGAGCAACTAGCGGAAGACCGGCAGTATTACAAAGTTGTGACTAGTACTAAATTGCGCTCGAGTGGGGGCTTCCCTACTAAACGAAGAGAGTCACCACCTGCTATGAATGGGGCGAAGCCTCTAGTGGTGAAATTTCGCAAGGTGCGGCGGTCTGAGCTATCAGTGCTGAGTGACGAAGCTGAGCAGTTCATGTTCCCCAAACGGGCAAGCTCTACCAGTTCCACGGCGTCGTCTGATGACGACGAGGTTGCACTCAAAGTACGTATTTGTTGCGTTTCAATATTAGTCATACGCTCGATAAAATAGATAGACGAAAGTCATGATCTGCTTGCCAACAGgaatcaaatgaaataaaacgtcccaataaatttgaaaaaatatctgACTTGGAATTATGTAAATCAAGCTTAGAATGGATTTTTGAGAATTTTGCTTTAGTTTCAGtctttattattactattttgtagttaaaattacctatgtaaataaacattttcttaTAACTTCAGGTCGTCAACACGAAGCGAAAGAGCCCGCCGAAACCGCAAACACCGGTAGTCAACGAGAGGCGGCGTTTAGCGCGACCTTTAGCCTTGAAAGAGGAGTCGTCCGAAGAGGACAGTTGGCCGGAGGACAAGCGGCGGCGGAAGCGACGGGTGGCGCCGGTCGTCAAGCGAGGGCGAAGGGCCGGGCTCACGCGGGCTATAGAACGTAGAGAAGAAGAGACTGTGGATGAAACCCTATTGCCGCCACCAGAACCGGCGCCCGCGGAGCCCCCGCCGGCCGAGCCCGAAGTCAGCCCCTTGAGAGAGGAACCGGTGGAGAAATGCATGAAGTGGGAGGACGGGAAACTCAAGTACACGCCGGCGGTGGAGCAGTTGGAATTCGCGTTCGAGTCGGTCCCGCGATCCGAGCCCTGGTTCGAGACATTCCGGCGGCAGGACCAGGACCAAGTCGTGGTCAAAAACGTTCACAAGTATTTTGGTGAGTATCCAAAAGGTTTTAGAACATTTCAACTGTGATCGAACACGATTACTGAATGTGAAAGTTTGGACTCAATCATGCATCAACTGTGCGAGTGATTGAGGCAGAATTTCCGCAATAACATTCGGCGAAAATGCAATCAATGCCATAGTTGTAAACATTTTGTTTATACTAATTtactgatttattttgtttcagaACTATACACGACAGCGTCGCCAAAGTTACCGTACGAAATCGGCCAGCTGCCGCCGCTGAAGCCGAACTGCTGCCCGCTGAGCGACCTCGTGAAGCGGGAGGAGAAGCCGGGGCCCTCGCGCGCCTACGGCACCCGCGGCATGAAGAAACAGCGCGTGCGACATCGTGCCCAAGCGCTCGCGGCCCACGACGCGCGCCCGCGGAAGTCGCCGCGCGAACACGCGTCCACCCTCGCCATCCTCGGCTCGGCCGGCCTGCTGCAGCGCCGCCGACCCGACGACGCCAAGTCCACCGCCTCCGAGGACACAACCAGCGACGCGCCCGCCCCACGGCCGGACCCCGCCGTCGCCGAGGCTCACGAAGCCTCCGAGCGTTTACGTCAGTTCCTCTCCGACGTGTTCGAGGACGCCGCCGAGTTCGACATGTCCGAGGCGCCCGCGGACGGCGAGCCCTCCGTCGTCGCGTCCTCCAACGCGCCCGACGTCTCCAGTTTGGTCTCCGAGTGCGAGCGCTGCGACCTCATCCGCAGCGAGATCGAGGCGGGCGTCGCCGAGCGCGCGCGCGGCCGCCGCGGCAAGTTCAAGAAGAAGAACAAGACCGGCTGGCCCAACAAGCGGAAGCGCGCCAAGAAGGACTCGCGCGCCGGCAGCGCCGACACCGCGCCCGGCGACCGCTCCGACGCCGACACCGACACTCGGCAGAGCACCGCCAGCGAGGACGACAGCCCGGCGCCCTCCGACCCCGACCGGACGCTCGACGGCGAGTCCGACGACGACGCCGATCGCACGCTCAAGCGGGAAGCCGACGACGCGTCCGAGGACGAGTCGGTGCAGCTCGACCTCAAAGTGGTCGTGCAGGAGGACAAGGGCAAGGGCTCGCCGGACAAGGACGACAAGCGAAGCTCGCGCTCGTCGCTGTCGGACAGCGAGGACAGGGAACTGCGCAAGAAGCGGCGCGCGCTGCAAGGCCTGCTACTGCAGCCGGTGGTGCGCGTGGCGCGCGTGGACCcggcagcggcgcggcgccTGCGCTCGGCCGCGCGCCCCAAGCGCGCCAGGTAGCACCGCCACCGGCGCCCCTAGTGAGCGGTAGAATAgtcgttatttattttgtacgtgACGTGTCGATGTTCACTTTGAAACTTTCGTCAGTCGCGGCGGCCGGGGCGAGCTATCGCTGCCGAGCTCGTGAAGGTTGTCTGTGGTGTATGAAGGAATTCTCTCGAGCCCCGGCCGGCCGGCGTTGGAAGcagtattttaagtttattctTGTAGAAAAGTAATATATCTCGAGGCTTGAACCTTCGGATTTATGTGAAATGTAAATAGTTGTAATATATACGGACGTTTCGTCAGACTAGCGTGTCGTATGTGTGTGTGCGAAAGTGCGGTGCATTTAGGCCTTGCGAGCTTAGTCTGTATATAAAtgttactatgtatgtatgcttagtttttttctttaaaagatGATGTCATTAAAAGTTGTATAAATGATTATTCTAACTCTGGAGTTTCATTACATAGGGCACTTCAAAATCTTCAACAACCATACAATAATGTATGTAGAAAACGAGTCCGATTTCCAACTTATGCCTCCTGGGTACACAGTCACAACAGTATGGTTGTTTTTTATAAACAAGGGAAGGTGATGTTTGAGAATACCTAGCCTGCTGCGccatgtgcatgtggattgagtgatccttgcttcaatcttaacaaaaatcgaggaagttttacttaaaatatgttaaaacattgcgatgaagtttaaaaatttatgCCTACCTATGGGAAAATGTGTTCGTTTTAGAgcctaaataaatttaaaaggcAACAGTTTCTTTCGCACGCACGAGTGTTGTTCAGATTTGTGCAGGCGTTCATTTTTGATGAGTTTTTATAAAGGGAAAACTTATCCATATCGaatgttattatttacttttgcaAAAAAACAAGTTCCCTAGCTTTGTCACATTACATTCacatttattttgattaataaaatattaaaatggaaTTTGTCGAACTTGAATTCCGAGTCTCGTGAAGTAACTTCACTGCTCTCGCGCGTCGGTTCTACACGCCAGAGCTGTGGAGCCCACGCTGTAGATACAAGTTGTAGATAGCTTTATACTGATTGTGTTATTCGGTTTGCGCATGTACCGTCAGCAGCACACGTAggttaaaaacaaatatttgtgtTGCGGCCGTGTGTTATTATGCAGCTACCTAAAACGGGGCACGTGCACTACAGCAAACCACCTTTCGATATGTTGCTCAAGTTATTCACACCACACCgtgtttaaagaaaaataactatTCATATTTTCCTACTAAAATGAAGATAGCCTGTACATTTATCTTTCATTACTCATATCAGCATTCTAGGAGACGCATTTAGcgcaaagaaaatattaaaatcgaATTGAATGACGCATACGTAGTGCTGTTGTTATGTTacgtattaaaaatatttggtcACTTTTGATGATGACTGTACAACAAACCTATCCAATCGGGAATAAATCGATGCTTCGCTTTTGACTGGGGTTCACGGACAGGTCAATATCAAAGAAATAACAACTGGAATTTATTTTCAGCTTTTGTT
This window contains:
- the LOC135075469 gene encoding serine/arginine repetitive matrix protein 1; the encoded protein is MVRYTVDRSRKQMICLSKLEQASKNNRVSFSFQQQEVFLTSRVTHVVCDTRAASPAVRPAGPRRERRADAMLQRVRRDLVPQSPHHSYVQLTVQKAISLLDKLYDTFFTAPRKAHVRFFTKHFIKIEFLDKVCRPVYKEFDEWPEISVEPDLPKKEKKESPDNQTTNTTNPIQYQQILGQKMTRKSRPRIKEKEEKEQKAGYCEMCNADYADAALHRRSPGHLAFVRDHANFLALDSLISSGADVATFLDKATVNGERRSLRKICNGDIEPKNKRSKRSQSPDSAVNGHSSPRRNGLEEERKHNTRCAKRTNEQLAEDRQYYKVVTSTKLRSSGGFPTKRRESPPAMNGAKPLVVKFRKVRRSELSVLSDEAEQFMFPKRASSTSSTASSDDDEVALKVVNTKRKSPPKPQTPVVNERRRLARPLALKEESSEEDSWPEDKRRRKRRVAPVVKRGRRAGLTRAIERREEETVDETLLPPPEPAPAEPPPAEPEVSPLREEPVEKCMKWEDGKLKYTPAVEQLEFAFESVPRSEPWFETFRRQDQDQVVVKNVHKYFELYTTASPKLPYEIGQLPPLKPNCCPLSDLVKREEKPGPSRAYGTRGMKKQRVRHRAQALAAHDARPRKSPREHASTLAILGSAGLLQRRRPDDAKSTASEDTTSDAPAPRPDPAVAEAHEASERLRQFLSDVFEDAAEFDMSEAPADGEPSVVASSNAPDVSSLVSECERCDLIRSEIEAGVAERARGRRGKFKKKNKTGWPNKRKRAKKDSRAGSADTAPGDRSDADTDTRQSTASEDDSPAPSDPDRTLDGESDDDADRTLKREADDASEDESVQLDLKVVVQEDKGKGSPDKDDKRSSRSSLSDSEDRELRKKRRALQGLLLQPVVRVARVDPAAARRLRSAARPKRAR